From Chitinophagales bacterium:
ATCTTCCTCACAGCTAATAGTTTATTTGCTACATCTATTACCTGATAGGTGTAGACCAGCTAACGGGCTATACCGGTAAGTCCGGGCAGGAGGCATTTCTTCATTGTTTCTTCTTCAGCGCACAATCGCTCACCACCGTTGGATACGGGCGAATTGCGCCGGTGGGCATAGCCGCGAGCTGGGTGGCATCCATCGAATCGATGATCGGCCTGCTGATTTTTGCCCTGGCCACCGGATTGCTATACGGTAAATTTTCACGACCCAAAGCCCGTATCATCCACAGTAAAAATGCCCTTATATCCGGGTATAAAAAAGAAAACCTCGTATGGGGGGCACGGTTTATCCTCAACTTCCAGGAATCACCGGATGGAGCTACGATCCACTATGTAAACATGATTAACGATTATGAGCCGGTTGGACTACCTGATTACAGAGTAGCGGCAGGGGCCCGAGTGTACTTGATAAGATAAGACGTATCATTACGCCTTCTGAATTTAATCCTGGATCCTTCCTGAATAAACCAAAAGCGGAGGATGATGAATGCTCCGCGAGGAGCTCTAACCGAATGAAAGAACATCCCATACGTTAGCCACATTAACAGGGTAGTATTTATACCCAAAGCGAAATTTCGTTTATTAATTTTACAAACATAAGACGGAATAATGCAATCACTCAACTCCGAAACGGATCCTCAATCCATTCACGACGCAACAGAAACGTTTCCAGAACCTGGTTCCTCAGCCGAGCAGCAACGCTTTCGCGAGCTGCAGCAAAAATTGCTGTGGCAATACGAGAAGGTGTTTCCCGACATGGAGGCGAAGAAAACTATTGTGTGTATTCCTTCGCTCACGATTGACCAGGAATTGCAAACCAGGGTGAGCGGATCATTGCATTATGAAGAACGCCTGCTTTCATTGCTCATGCTGCTTCGCATGCCACGCACTCACGTAGTATATGTTACCAGCATGCCCATTGATGAGGTGATCATTGATTATTACCTGCATCTGCTACCCGGTATCACGGGCCATCATGCACGCCGCAGGCTTACGATGCTCAGTTGCTTTGATGCCTCGCCAAAGTCGCTGACGGAGAAAATCCTGGAGAGGCCCAGGCTGATGGAGCGGATACGGGAAGCTGTTCCGGTGCATGAGTTGGCCCATATAACGGATTATAACACTACCGGTTTCGAACGAACGCTTGCCGTGCGGCTGAACCTTCCCTTGTTTGGATGTGATCCTGACCTCCTCCATCACGGCTCGAAAAGCGGAAGCAGAAAAATCTTCAGAGCCTGCGGAGCAGACCTGGCACCGGGTTATGAAGATGTAAAGGATGAGCAGGAAATTATCGAAGCATTGGTGTCGCTGAAAACTGATAATCCTTCGCTAAAAAAGGCCGTAGTGAAAGTGAATGAAGGGTTCTCAGGTGAAGGCAATGCCATTTTCGCGTTCAATGGGTGCCCTGAAACGGGAAGCATAAAAACCTGGGTAAGGGATCACTTAAAAGACCACCTTACCGTTGTGGCAGCGGACTTCACCTATGAAATTTTCATGAGCAAGTTCAAAGAGATGCAGGGCATTGTAGAAGAATTTATTCCCGGGGAAATCAAGACATCGCCTTCAGCTCAATGTCTCATAGATCCCATGGGCAGAGCCGAAGTAATCTCCACCCATGATCAGGTACTGGGCGGTGAAGGTGGGCAGGTATTCATTGGCGCAAAGTTTCCGGCTGATGAAGAGTATGCAGGTGAAATCGGGAAGCGGGGGTTATGTATTTCTCAGGAAATGGCAAAATATGGCGTGATGGGTCGCTTCAGTATTGATTTTATTTCGGTAAAGGAAAGCGACGGATGGAAACACTATGCAGTAGAAATTAATTTGCGTAAGGGAGGCACTACGCATCCCAACCTTCTGCTGCAGGGTCTAACCGCTGGCAAGTATGATGCAGAGAAAGGAATTTATCTCACTGCCAGCGGACAGCGGCGCTATTATTTCAGCTCAGATAACGTAAAAAGCGAAAATTATAAGATGCTTACTCCGCCTGATCTCATTGATATGGCCATCCTGAAAAATCTGCAGTACGATGGATCCACACAACAGGGAGTCATGTTTCATTTAATCGGTGCGCTTTCCCAATATGGAAAACTCGGGGTAGTGTGTATAGGAGATTCTCAATCGCAGGCTGATGCCCTTTACACGAAGACGCTCCAGGTGCTGGATCAGGAAACAGAGAAATAGTTTGTGAGCCCGTGACCTCCTTAATCTCGCTTCCTTTGTTATTCTATCTTTTGAATGAAAGGAAGTGGATTTCATCATTC
This genomic window contains:
- a CDS encoding two pore domain potassium channel family protein, whose translation is MCYIYYLIGVDQLTGYTGKSGQEAFLHCFFFSAQSLTTVGYGRIAPVGIAASWVASIESMIGLLIFALATGLLYGKFSRPKARIIHSKNALISGYKKENLVWGARFILNFQESPDGATIHYVNMINDYEPVGLPDYRVAAGARVYLIR
- a CDS encoding carboxylate-amine ligase; the encoded protein is MQSLNSETDPQSIHDATETFPEPGSSAEQQRFRELQQKLLWQYEKVFPDMEAKKTIVCIPSLTIDQELQTRVSGSLHYEERLLSLLMLLRMPRTHVVYVTSMPIDEVIIDYYLHLLPGITGHHARRRLTMLSCFDASPKSLTEKILERPRLMERIREAVPVHELAHITDYNTTGFERTLAVRLNLPLFGCDPDLLHHGSKSGSRKIFRACGADLAPGYEDVKDEQEIIEALVSLKTDNPSLKKAVVKVNEGFSGEGNAIFAFNGCPETGSIKTWVRDHLKDHLTVVAADFTYEIFMSKFKEMQGIVEEFIPGEIKTSPSAQCLIDPMGRAEVISTHDQVLGGEGGQVFIGAKFPADEEYAGEIGKRGLCISQEMAKYGVMGRFSIDFISVKESDGWKHYAVEINLRKGGTTHPNLLLQGLTAGKYDAEKGIYLTASGQRRYYFSSDNVKSENYKMLTPPDLIDMAILKNLQYDGSTQQGVMFHLIGALSQYGKLGVVCIGDSQSQADALYTKTLQVLDQETEK